The Mucilaginibacter mallensis genome has a segment encoding these proteins:
- a CDS encoding LacI family DNA-binding transcriptional regulator, producing the protein MGSINIKELALKLNLSKSTVSRAFRGHSDINLETKERILKVAKELNYQPNHHASNLRAQKSKNIAIIVPQIANNFFSQAIDGIETVAREKGYHLLIYLTADNFESEVAYVNDLYNGRADGIIMSVSGEANDHSYMNKLQEKHIPLVFFDRVYDDIHTAKVTTNDYGSSFEATMHLVEAGCKNIAFLVTNKQLSIGKMRMQGYLDALKHAGLPFKDELIIDCSNDDHRNLTVLTNAFQTMTIDGIFASVERLAFATYYVCYDLGISIPNQVKVISFSSLEIAPLLNPSLTTITQPAYEMGLQAATLLFKMLEHADDQVNDQVVLSSRIISRNSTL; encoded by the coding sequence ATGGGTAGTATTAACATTAAAGAACTTGCGTTAAAACTTAATCTATCTAAGTCAACTGTTTCACGGGCATTCAGGGGGCATAGTGATATTAATTTGGAGACCAAGGAAAGGATACTAAAAGTTGCTAAGGAGCTCAACTATCAGCCAAATCACCACGCCAGCAATTTACGTGCACAAAAAAGCAAGAACATTGCAATTATAGTTCCACAAATAGCCAATAACTTTTTCTCGCAGGCAATTGACGGTATTGAAACCGTAGCGCGTGAAAAAGGCTACCACCTGCTCATTTATTTAACCGCCGATAATTTTGAAAGCGAAGTGGCTTATGTAAATGATTTGTACAACGGCCGGGCCGATGGTATCATCATGTCGGTATCAGGCGAGGCCAATGATCACAGTTATATGAATAAACTACAGGAAAAACACATCCCCCTTGTGTTTTTTGACAGGGTTTATGATGATATTCATACCGCCAAGGTTACTACTAATGATTATGGCAGCAGTTTTGAAGCTACCATGCATTTGGTTGAAGCTGGTTGTAAGAACATTGCCTTTTTAGTAACCAACAAACAGCTTTCAATTGGTAAAATGCGTATGCAGGGCTACCTCGATGCGCTAAAACATGCGGGGCTGCCATTTAAGGATGAGCTGATAATTGATTGCAGTAATGACGATCACAGGAATTTAACCGTGCTTACTAACGCTTTTCAAACCATGACAATTGATGGCATATTTGCTTCGGTTGAGCGTTTGGCCTTTGCTACCTATTATGTATGCTATGATCTGGGAATTTCTATACCAAACCAGGTAAAGGTTATCAGTTTTTCAAGTTTAGAGATCGCGCCTCTTTTAAATCCTTCGCTTACCACCATTACGCAGCCCGCTTATGAAATGGGCCTGCAGGCAGCTACCTTGCTTTTTAAGATGTTGGAGCATGCCGATGACCAGGTGAACGATCAGGTAGTTTTATCCTCAAGGATCATTTCCCGTAATTCAACATTATAG
- a CDS encoding efflux RND transporter periplasmic adaptor subunit gives MRNTYKILTIAFAFCTLGLTLQSCHHADDSDQKDTKFQVTDTLLNSLLIDTVKEANALSELTLTGSIAPDENKMVKVFPMVSGVAQDVHVQLGDVVQKGQTLAIMRSAEMAGFTKDYISAQADLRSTKRTYETTQDLYKGGLASQKDLEEAQSDYQKAQAENTRAGAVTDINKSNGQGYVIKSPISGFVVEKNLTDNTQVRADNSQNLFTIADLSDVYVLINVYESDIANVKTGDPVKITTLSYPDKVFDGKIDKIDNILDPDSKVIHARVKITNPGNMLKPAMFANVNIKAKSGEDLPFVNTSTLIFDNDKDYVLVVDGKAHVRIQPVTIAKKVEDRAYISTGIKPGDRIIASRQVYLYESLKD, from the coding sequence ATGCGCAATACCTATAAAATATTAACCATAGCATTTGCTTTTTGCACACTGGGCCTTACGCTGCAAAGCTGCCATCATGCCGATGACTCGGACCAGAAGGATACTAAATTCCAGGTGACCGACACCTTGCTGAACAGTCTGTTGATTGATACAGTTAAGGAAGCAAATGCACTGTCAGAACTGACGCTTACCGGCAGCATAGCTCCCGACGAAAATAAAATGGTAAAGGTTTTCCCGATGGTGAGCGGTGTTGCACAGGATGTACACGTACAGCTTGGCGATGTAGTACAGAAAGGCCAAACGCTGGCTATTATGCGCAGCGCTGAAATGGCTGGCTTTACTAAGGACTACATATCGGCACAAGCCGACCTGAGAAGTACAAAACGCACCTACGAAACCACTCAGGACCTATACAAAGGAGGCCTGGCATCTCAAAAAGATCTGGAGGAAGCGCAATCCGATTATCAAAAAGCACAAGCTGAAAATACCCGAGCAGGCGCTGTTACTGATATAAACAAAAGCAATGGCCAAGGATATGTGATAAAATCGCCGATATCAGGCTTTGTGGTAGAGAAGAACCTGACTGACAACACACAGGTAAGAGCGGATAACAGTCAGAACCTGTTTACCATCGCCGACCTGTCGGATGTGTACGTGCTCATCAATGTTTATGAATCGGACATTGCCAATGTTAAAACCGGCGATCCGGTAAAGATCACCACCCTATCCTATCCTGATAAAGTATTTGATGGTAAGATAGACAAGATAGATAACATACTCGATCCTGACAGCAAAGTAATACACGCAAGGGTTAAAATAACCAATCCGGGTAATATGCTTAAGCCGGCTATGTTTGCCAATGTAAATATCAAAGCCAAATCGGGCGAGGACCTGCCATTTGTAAATACCAGCACCCTGATTTTTGATAATGATAAAGACTATGTTTTGGTGGTTGACGGCAAGGCGCATGTACGCATACAGCCGGTTACCATAGCCAAAAAGGTGGAGGACCGTGCCTATATCAGTACTGGTATCAAGCCCGGCGACCGCATCATAGCATCAAGGCAGGTGTATTTGTATGAATCGCTGAAAGACTAG
- a CDS encoding SusC/RagA family TonB-linked outer membrane protein gives MKKTYLIKYVFLLFFVLSTATVFAQTSIITGKVVDETNQPLPGAAVTLKGTQKSTGTDANGNFRLLAVPNGTVTLEVTFIGYQTIDKVLTVSGNVTVDFDLVPSARSLNEVVVIGYGTEKKKDLTGSIATVTAKDFNQGAITTPEQLIQGKVAGVSITSNSGAPGAGSTITIRGGASINGGNDPLIVLDGMPLSPDAINGAANPLDLINPNDIASFTILKDASAAAIYGNRASNGVIIITTKKGQSGKPVINFSTQFSVATLPKEAPVLSASQFRNYVKANGDSAQIALMGTANTDWQKQIYQTALGTDNNLSVSGTAGILPYRVSVGYSDQNGILKTTSMERYTTNVNLSPSFFTNHLKVNFNFIGSQTNNRFANNQNGIISDAATFDPTQPVKSSNALYAPYGGYWLWTDASSQNGIKQNTPGNPVALLEQTNDRSTAYRGIASLNLDYKFHFFPDLHANVNLGYDESKSNGSTTIPADAASNYLTAADASGKLQSGAYTPYNAELQNKLFEGYFSYSKDIKSIKSHFDAVAGYSIQDFKNTASNGLFPFVSNGSTLYSTTKFANGEVNQTATNSYNNYEYLINEFIMTSFYGRLNYNYDEKYYLTASVRSDESTKFAPGTRTGTFPSVALAWKINNEDFMKGNNLFSTLKLRLEYGVTGNQEGIQDYDYLAQYGLSTSTAQYNFGGTNYQLYRPGAYYPGRTWETTDASNIGLDYGFLNDRITGSVDYYYNKTKNMLATIGQPALTNFSNQIVGNVGNMENRGLEFSINANIIDTKTIGWTANFNVSFNSNKITNLTSVAQLAGISGGTGNYVNVDEVGYARNSFSVYQQVYGANGKPLDGVFVDRNGDGSITSADRYNDHSPDPKQIFGFSSDFRYEKWNIGFVTRANLGNYVYNNVASSTGTSRNILNPIGNLNNGSTDVLTSGLTGAGANDLLSDYYIQNGSFFRMDNAHIAYNFGKVFKGTGDLKISANVQNVFIITDYKGVDPEISYTGTSGVAGVDNNFYPRPRTYVLGLNLSLR, from the coding sequence ATGAAAAAGACTTACTTAATCAAGTATGTATTCCTTCTGTTTTTTGTACTTTCTACGGCTACTGTGTTTGCGCAAACAAGCATTATAACCGGTAAGGTAGTTGATGAGACCAACCAACCATTACCAGGGGCGGCCGTAACTTTGAAAGGCACGCAGAAAAGTACAGGAACTGATGCAAACGGAAATTTCCGTCTTCTGGCAGTTCCGAATGGTACTGTTACCCTCGAGGTTACATTTATCGGATACCAAACTATAGATAAAGTTTTGACCGTTTCCGGGAACGTTACCGTAGATTTCGATTTAGTACCATCAGCAAGAAGTTTGAATGAGGTGGTAGTAATTGGTTACGGTACCGAAAAGAAAAAGGACTTAACCGGATCAATTGCAACAGTAACTGCAAAAGATTTTAACCAGGGTGCTATTACAACACCCGAGCAATTAATCCAGGGTAAAGTTGCCGGTGTGTCTATCACATCAAACAGTGGTGCTCCGGGCGCTGGTAGTACAATTACTATCCGTGGCGGTGCATCTATTAATGGTGGTAACGATCCCCTTATCGTATTAGATGGTATGCCTTTAAGTCCCGACGCGATTAATGGCGCGGCCAATCCGCTGGATCTGATCAACCCCAATGATATTGCTTCGTTCACTATATTAAAAGATGCTTCTGCAGCTGCAATTTATGGTAACAGGGCATCAAATGGTGTAATCATCATTACTACTAAAAAAGGTCAATCGGGTAAACCTGTTATTAATTTCAGCACGCAGTTTTCAGTAGCTACATTACCTAAAGAGGCTCCGGTACTTTCGGCCAGCCAATTCCGTAATTATGTTAAGGCAAATGGCGATAGCGCACAAATAGCACTAATGGGTACCGCGAATACAGATTGGCAAAAACAAATTTACCAAACAGCTTTAGGTACTGATAATAACTTGAGTGTTTCGGGTACTGCAGGTATATTGCCATACCGTGTTTCTGTTGGTTATTCCGATCAGAACGGTATATTAAAAACTACCAGCATGGAGCGTTACACAACCAATGTAAACCTAAGCCCAAGTTTCTTTACTAATCACTTAAAGGTTAATTTTAATTTCATCGGTTCACAAACCAACAACAGGTTTGCCAATAACCAAAACGGAATTATCAGCGATGCAGCAACTTTTGATCCTACACAACCGGTTAAATCAAGCAACGCGTTATACGCACCGTATGGTGGCTACTGGCTGTGGACCGATGCAAGTTCACAAAATGGTATTAAACAAAATACACCAGGAAACCCAGTTGCCTTGTTAGAGCAAACTAACGACCGCAGTACAGCTTACAGGGGTATTGCAAGTTTAAATCTGGATTATAAATTCCATTTCTTCCCTGATTTGCATGCCAATGTGAATTTAGGTTACGATGAATCAAAAAGTAACGGCAGCACTACTATCCCTGCTGACGCGGCATCAAATTATTTAACAGCAGCAGATGCGTCGGGCAAATTACAGAGCGGTGCTTACACACCGTATAATGCTGAGCTACAGAATAAACTTTTCGAAGGTTATTTTAGCTATAGTAAGGATATAAAAAGCATCAAGAGCCATTTTGATGCCGTTGCAGGTTATTCTATACAGGATTTTAAGAATACAGCATCAAACGGATTGTTCCCTTTTGTTAGCAACGGTTCTACCTTATACTCTACTACAAAATTTGCTAATGGCGAGGTTAACCAAACAGCCACCAATAGTTATAATAACTACGAATATTTGATCAACGAGTTTATCATGACCTCGTTTTACGGCAGGTTAAATTATAACTATGATGAAAAATATTATCTAACCGCTTCTGTTCGTAGTGACGAATCAACAAAATTTGCACCAGGTACACGTACCGGTACATTCCCTTCAGTGGCCTTAGCATGGAAAATTAATAACGAAGATTTCATGAAAGGGAATAATTTATTCTCAACGCTTAAACTACGATTAGAATATGGTGTTACAGGTAACCAGGAAGGAATTCAGGATTACGATTATCTGGCGCAATACGGTTTAAGCACCAGTACTGCGCAATATAACTTTGGCGGCACAAACTACCAACTGTACCGTCCTGGTGCTTACTATCCGGGCAGAACCTGGGAAACTACCGATGCCAGCAATATTGGTTTGGACTATGGTTTTCTTAATGACCGTATTACCGGTTCGGTTGATTACTACTATAACAAAACTAAAAACATGCTGGCAACTATAGGACAGCCGGCTTTAACAAATTTCAGTAACCAGATTGTTGGTAACGTAGGGAATATGGAAAACAGGGGTCTGGAGTTTAGCATCAATGCAAATATAATTGATACTAAAACAATAGGCTGGACCGCTAATTTCAACGTTTCGTTCAACAGTAACAAAATCACTAACTTAACTTCTGTAGCACAGCTTGCAGGTATTTCAGGTGGTACCGGTAACTATGTGAATGTGGATGAAGTTGGTTATGCAAGAAATTCATTCAGCGTTTACCAACAAGTTTATGGTGCCAACGGCAAACCGCTTGATGGCGTGTTTGTAGACAGGAATGGCGATGGCTCAATAACCTCTGCCGACCGTTATAATGACCATAGCCCTGATCCAAAACAAATCTTTGGTTTTAGCTCAGATTTCAGGTATGAAAAATGGAACATTGGTTTTGTAACACGCGCTAATTTAGGCAACTATGTATACAACAACGTAGCTTCATCTACAGGTACATCACGTAATATCCTTAACCCAATAGGTAACCTTAATAACGGATCGACAGATGTGTTAACAAGCGGGCTTACAGGTGCTGGAGCTAATGACCTGTTATCAGACTATTATATCCAGAACGGCTCATTCTTTAGAATGGATAACGCGCATATTGCTTATAATTTTGGCAAGGTATTTAAAGGCACCGGCGATTTGAAAATAAGCGCCAACGTACAAAACGTATTTATAATTACTGACTATAAGGGTGTGGATCCTGAAATTTCTTACACTGGTACCAGCGGTGTTGCGGGTGTGGATAATAACTTTTATCCTAGGCCAAGAACATATGTTTTAGGGTTAAATTTAAGCTTACGGTAG
- a CDS encoding glycosyltransferase family 2 protein, with protein sequence MALKKLSIIIPAYNEGRTIHLILDKVKAVSLLNDITKEVIIVNDCSTDNTEQAIESYISSNPELNIQYFKHDINKGKGAAIHTGIQKATGEYLVVQDADLEYDPEEYNDLLKPIIRGFADVVFGSRFMGGNPHRVLFFWHTIGNKFLTTLSNMYSNLNLTDMETCYKMFNTQMIQSLSLQEKRFGFEPEVTAKISRIPNVRIYEVGISYYGRTYAEGKKIGWKDGFRAIYCILKYGLFKAK encoded by the coding sequence ATGGCTCTAAAAAAACTATCAATAATAATACCTGCCTATAACGAAGGGCGCACCATCCATCTCATACTCGATAAGGTAAAAGCGGTATCACTGCTAAATGATATTACCAAAGAAGTGATCATTGTAAATGATTGTTCAACAGATAATACCGAACAGGCTATTGAAAGTTATATTTCATCAAACCCGGAATTAAACATCCAATACTTTAAGCACGATATTAATAAAGGCAAGGGAGCTGCCATACACACCGGCATACAAAAAGCTACAGGTGAATACCTTGTAGTACAGGATGCCGACCTTGAATACGACCCGGAAGAATATAACGACTTGCTGAAACCTATAATAAGAGGCTTTGCCGATGTTGTTTTTGGCTCAAGGTTTATGGGCGGCAACCCGCACAGGGTGTTGTTCTTTTGGCATACCATCGGTAATAAATTCCTGACCACGTTATCAAACATGTACAGCAACCTTAACCTAACGGATATGGAAACCTGCTACAAAATGTTTAATACCCAAATGATACAGTCGCTATCATTACAGGAAAAGCGCTTTGGCTTTGAGCCCGAGGTTACCGCGAAGATATCGCGCATACCCAACGTACGTATTTATGAGGTAGGTATCTCCTACTACGGCCGTACCTATGCCGAGGGTAAAAAGATAGGCTGGAAAGATGGTTTCCGTGCTATTTATTGCATATTAAAATACGGGCTGTTTAAAGCTAAATAA
- a CDS encoding response regulator transcription factor has product MSQVCLIEDEQKVAAFICKGLEEHGYTVKTAKNGEEAKYLIATEDFDLLILDIMLPDINGIELCRQIRLTNAQTPILMLSALEQVQNKVAGLKAGADDYLIKPFHFSELLARIEALLRRQKIVVKEDHTLVFDDLKLDTWSNVAERAGNQITLTAKEFTLLELFMRNPNKILSREFIAEQVWGIDFDTGTNFIDVYVNYLRKKIEKGFAKKLIHTVIGMGYTLRNDR; this is encoded by the coding sequence ATGAGCCAGGTTTGTTTGATTGAGGATGAACAAAAAGTAGCTGCATTTATTTGCAAGGGCCTTGAGGAACATGGCTACACGGTTAAAACCGCCAAAAATGGCGAAGAGGCCAAATACTTAATAGCTACAGAGGATTTTGACCTGCTGATACTGGATATTATGCTGCCGGATATAAATGGCATTGAACTTTGCCGGCAGATAAGATTAACTAATGCCCAAACCCCAATTTTAATGTTAAGCGCCCTTGAACAGGTGCAAAATAAAGTAGCCGGTTTAAAAGCCGGTGCCGATGACTACCTCATAAAGCCTTTTCATTTCAGCGAATTGCTTGCACGGATAGAGGCTTTATTAAGGCGGCAAAAGATAGTAGTAAAAGAAGATCATACTTTAGTGTTTGATGATCTGAAACTGGATACATGGAGTAATGTGGCCGAAAGGGCCGGCAACCAGATCACCCTTACCGCAAAAGAGTTTACCCTGCTGGAATTGTTCATGCGCAACCCCAATAAAATACTATCGAGGGAGTTTATTGCCGAACAGGTTTGGGGGATAGATTTTGACACGGGTACCAATTTTATCGATGTATACGTAAACTATCTGCGTAAAAAAATTGAAAAAGGCTTCGCTAAAAAACTGATACATACCGTTATAGGCATGGGCTATACACTAAGAAATGACAGGTAA
- a CDS encoding TolC family protein gives MYSKFVGAFLGISIWCIAFTFSAHAQGATSDTLNITIQQAEDQFLKNNLSLIAQRYEIDNANAQIITAKLFNNPDFSFTNGIYATNVSEGPAYKEQSYGISQLFTTAGKRNKNIQLAKLGVQQSQYQFFDLLRTLKYTLRSDFYSIYFQEESAKVYNEEISSLATTLKLFKEQYAKGNIAEKEVLRIQSQLYSLQAEYNDLQTSIDTTQSEFKLLIKAAPGVYVKPVVNYDLDGKEIVANVPYQKLLDSAYVNRYDLRLAKATVDYNNVNLLVQKATAVPDISLSLNYDKLGAYGNNFLGGGIGFSLPFFNRNQGGIKQARIAIDESKVQLQSHQDQVESDVNSNYKNALRLEKLYNSFDPSFKQNFTHLIQQVFINYQKRNISLLEFLDFYDSYKTNTIQLNNLQLNRITSLEQLNYVTGTPFFNQQ, from the coding sequence ATGTACTCAAAATTTGTTGGCGCTTTTTTAGGTATAAGCATATGGTGTATAGCCTTTACGTTTTCCGCACATGCGCAGGGAGCCACGAGCGATACGCTTAATATTACTATTCAGCAAGCCGAAGACCAGTTTCTCAAAAATAACCTTAGCCTAATAGCCCAGCGCTATGAGATTGATAATGCTAACGCGCAGATAATTACAGCCAAACTGTTTAATAATCCCGATTTTAGTTTTACTAACGGTATATATGCTACGAATGTTAGCGAGGGCCCCGCTTATAAGGAGCAATCCTATGGCATATCGCAACTGTTCACCACAGCAGGCAAGCGTAACAAGAACATTCAGCTGGCTAAGCTGGGCGTTCAGCAGTCGCAATATCAGTTTTTTGATCTGCTGCGCACATTAAAATATACGCTGCGGAGCGATTTTTACAGTATTTACTTCCAGGAGGAATCGGCTAAGGTGTATAACGAGGAGATCAGCTCTCTGGCTACCACCCTTAAACTGTTTAAGGAGCAATACGCTAAAGGCAATATTGCCGAAAAAGAGGTACTGCGTATACAATCGCAACTATACTCACTACAGGCTGAATATAATGACCTGCAAACCAGTATTGATACTACCCAAAGTGAGTTTAAGCTATTGATAAAAGCCGCGCCGGGCGTTTATGTAAAACCTGTGGTTAATTACGATTTGGATGGTAAAGAGATAGTAGCCAATGTGCCTTATCAAAAACTACTTGATTCGGCCTATGTAAACCGTTACGACCTGCGCTTAGCTAAGGCTACTGTTGATTATAATAATGTTAACCTGCTGGTACAAAAAGCAACTGCTGTTCCTGATATATCATTATCATTAAACTATGATAAACTGGGCGCTTATGGTAACAACTTCCTGGGCGGCGGCATTGGTTTTTCATTGCCATTTTTTAACCGTAACCAGGGCGGTATTAAACAGGCACGCATTGCCATTGATGAAAGCAAGGTACAGTTGCAAAGCCATCAGGACCAGGTGGAGAGTGATGTAAACAGCAATTATAAGAATGCGCTGAGGCTCGAAAAGCTGTACAACAGTTTCGACCCATCCTTTAAACAAAACTTTACGCACCTTATACAGCAGGTATTCATCAATTATCAAAAACGGAATATCAGTTTACTGGAATTCCTCGATTTTTACGACTCCTACAAAACCAACACTATACAGCTTAATAACCTGCAGCTTAACCGGATTACTTCGCTTGAGCAACTTAATTACGTTACCGGCACACCCTTTTTCAATCAACAATAA
- a CDS encoding HAMP domain-containing sensor histidine kinase, with protein sequence MKIKNRLSLYFTAISTVVLLIVEIAICITINSIIKSDFYSKLSDRASVAAQLYLEADEISADSLNHVRGRYLQRLPDEVVRFYDDKNAASFITDKNQYWPSSVINQVRKFRSMEFSEGARQTVGIYYNDNQGNFVILASAIDHAGNKRLNDLVKALSFLLLIVTIALFTASRWFAQKTLEPIDKVISQMRQVRVGNLSLRVDEGNGKDEISALAYNFNQLLEHLENAFELQETFVINASHELRTPITSIIGEIEISLNKQRTTTEYEQVLLSILTDAERLKETITSLLELAHVDMNYTHPAFKPVAIDDLIWELNDYWTARIGKSMFVVNVLKLPEDPDKLLIPANRQLLTIALNNIIGNAFKFSENKKVRCDLYADENYIIVTIADMGIGIPADELEKVFESFYRGANVKGYLGNGIGLYVTNKIITLFNGSISVNSIPGQGTNIKVTFVR encoded by the coding sequence ATGAAAATAAAGAATAGGCTTTCCCTTTATTTTACCGCCATCAGTACCGTTGTACTGCTGATAGTTGAGATTGCCATTTGCATAACCATTAACTCCATTATCAAATCCGATTTTTATAGCAAACTATCTGACAGGGCCTCCGTAGCGGCACAATTATACCTGGAGGCTGATGAGATCTCCGCAGATTCACTTAACCATGTTAGGGGGCGTTACCTGCAGCGTTTACCCGACGAGGTGGTGCGTTTTTATGATGATAAGAACGCGGCTTCATTTATAACTGATAAAAACCAGTACTGGCCCAGCTCTGTCATTAACCAGGTGCGCAAGTTCAGGTCAATGGAGTTCTCAGAGGGCGCCAGGCAAACCGTAGGCATTTATTATAATGATAACCAGGGCAATTTTGTAATACTTGCTTCGGCTATTGACCATGCCGGCAACAAGCGGCTGAACGACCTCGTTAAAGCACTCTCATTTTTACTCCTGATTGTTACCATTGCGCTATTTACTGCAAGCCGCTGGTTTGCTCAAAAAACATTGGAACCTATTGATAAGGTAATTAGCCAGATGCGACAGGTGAGAGTGGGTAATCTTAGTCTGCGGGTTGACGAGGGGAACGGCAAGGATGAAATAAGCGCGCTCGCCTATAATTTTAACCAGTTGTTGGAGCATTTGGAGAATGCTTTTGAACTGCAGGAAACGTTCGTTATAAATGCGTCGCATGAGTTAAGGACACCCATTACCAGCATAATTGGTGAGATAGAGATCTCTCTTAACAAACAGCGCACCACTACCGAATATGAGCAGGTACTGTTATCGATATTAACAGATGCGGAGCGCCTTAAAGAAACCATAACCAGTTTGCTTGAGCTGGCGCATGTGGACATGAACTATACCCATCCCGCATTTAAACCAGTTGCCATTGATGACCTGATATGGGAACTCAACGATTATTGGACCGCTCGCATTGGCAAGAGCATGTTTGTTGTAAATGTGCTGAAACTCCCCGAGGACCCCGATAAATTGCTGATACCCGCAAACAGGCAGTTATTAACTATCGCTTTAAATAATATTATTGGCAATGCTTTTAAGTTTTCTGAAAATAAAAAAGTGCGGTGCGATCTCTATGCCGATGAAAACTACATCATCGTAACCATTGCCGACATGGGCATAGGTATCCCGGCTGATGAACTGGAGAAAGTTTTTGAATCTTTCTATCGCGGAGCAAATGTTAAAGGCTACCTGGGTAATGGCATTGGTTTGTATGTTACCAACAAGATCATCACGCTTTTTAATGGTAGTATCAGCGTTAATTCTATTCCGGGGCAGGGAACTAACATTAAAGTTACATTTGTACGTTAA